Genomic DNA from Leishmania major strain Friedlin complete genome, chromosome 2:
GCTACTCAcagaggcgccagcgcgccgGCGAATACCACCGCCGCTACCGCAGAGCCGCACACCCCGTTGTTCACGGCTGCCGAGAACGCAGAGCTCCAAGCAATCGAGGCGGAGTGCAACACCTTCCATGAGTACGAGCGGCAGTATCAAGAGGTGCTCATGACGCTAGAGGGAGATGACGTCCTCGACAAGTTCCGCGCGGAGTACGAGGGCCTCCACAGCTCCTTGCTGCGCAGTCATGAGGGCGAgggccggctgctgcgcaagtgCACAGACCTGCAGAGCGACATCGATGCCTgcgcggagaaggcggtTGCGGCTGCTGAGATGACTCTGGGCGATCGTGACACCATCGCCAACCTCAAGAGTGAGACGGAGCGCACCTCCCATAGGTTGACGGAGGtgcgggagaaggaggcgcagctgaaggagaCGATCGCCACGCTCAAGCGCGAGatcgcggtgcagcaggcaaAGGCACAGGATCCGATCGAGATGCcagagcaggaggcggccTTACAGAGTCTACGGCGCCTCCATGAAACActgcagcgggaggaggagcagctgacgcagcagctgcgcagcacctctcTTGACATggccgccacgcagcggcgcatcgccACACTGGTGAGCAGCAACTCCGGCAATGCCGCTGAGCTTCGTCTGGTACGCGAGGCCATCGTGCAgagtgaggaggaggtgcagaggGTGCTGCAGAGTAAGTCTATGAaggagcaggagctgcaggcggtgcgcgacACGATCGCTCGCCGTATCGCGTACTACACCTCTCAACAGCACACCCTCGAAGCGCTCGTCGAGGACCACGAGCGCAACGggcaggagctgcgcgacgtcCGGCAGGAAGAGGCGCGACTGACCGACGAGTACCAGGGTGTCTGCCGCCAGCTGCAAAACGTCAACACGGCTCTGCAGGAGTGCAACGAGGAGCATGATctgtggcagcgacgcgtgtacgagagggcggcggagctgcaggcgcagcaggccgCAGTCGCCTCCGTGCACAGGCGCTACGTCAAGGCGCAGAAGGTTGTCGAGGCTCTTCAGCGGCGCAACGCGGTTACGGAGGTGCAGAAATCGGAGCAGGTAGAGAAGCAGCTcgacgtggcggcgcagctgaagagcgaggaggccgcTCTCGCCCTTGCGAAGCGGGCAGCCCACACtgccgcgcagacggcaGTGTCTGTCAGAGGGGAGGTCAACATTCTGCAGCAGCAAATCACCGGCGAAGCGGCCGAGCAGCATCGCAACGCTGCGTGGCTCGCGGAGAAGCGTGGGCAACTACGCGCGCTCGAGAGCGTGTTGACGTCATTCGAGGAGCACATCCAGCAGACCCACCGGGAGTTGTACGTCGTGACGCAGGAGGCAGAGTTTAGCGAGGCGAGAGCGAAGAAGCAGGCctttgcgtgcgcgcacctcctcagCAGCATTGAGAACAAAGAAGCGGAGCTGGCCCATTACGAGGGGAGTCTCAccgaggtggaggcgcgcATCAAGCAGCAACAGGTGCTGCTCGAGTCGATGGTGGCGGAGCGGAACACGTACACCTCGCACTACAACCAGCTGAAGCAAGGCCTcagtgagcagcagcatcggtTCTCACTACTGCTGGCGAAGGTGCAGTCGATGCGCAGCTCCATCCAGAAGCGGGGGAAGGATGTGAAGCTCGAAGTGGCACACATCCAGctcctgcggcagcagcgaaagGAGCTTGAGGCGCACGTGACGGACTACCAGCGGCGGGCCCAcacgaggcagcggtgcgccgatGCGCTGGGGCAGGAGATACAGCAGCTTCGCGCGGTTCTCAGCGACGCAGCGGACGAGACGgcccggcagcagcgccgctgccatgaCGTTGTGCATGAGAAGGACAGGCTCGACCGCCAAGTGACGGACCGCGCCACggagctgcacgcgctgtACGAGCAGGCCCGCACGCAACAGTCTCTTCTTCAACACCACGAGCGCCTCTACAACGACCAGGCACGACAGCTGGAGCACCTCCAGTACCAGACGTTGCAgtttgcgcagcagctggagcagctgcgtaTGTTCGTCGCCCGCCTGCCAGAGTTGCGCGTACTGCTGAACAACGCAACGCgtgagctgcagcgggagaaggtgcgggtgcaggcgctgctggatgcCGCGTACCACCCCGTTAATGTGCACCCGTACCACGAGGTGGCCTCGGCTGAGCCGGAGACgtatgcgctgctgcagcgtgtgcagaagctgcagcgggTCCTGGTCCAGCGCCGGAATCAGCTagaggagaaagaggcggCTATCCAGTCGGTGGAGCAGCGCTACATGAAAGCCAAGGCCACCGTCGCGCACCAGCCCGGGCCGGAGATCGCGGAGCAGCTGACTGCCTATCAAGAGAACCTCGTGAAGAAGGGCCAGCATATGCGGCAGATGCAGGAGGCCCTCGAGTTCTTCAGGTCGCAGACGGACCAGTTCAAGGCTCGACATGACGTACTGCGAGAACGGCTAGCGGAAATGGGCAAGACGTACGCGGCGGGCCGTGCGGAGGATGAGAGACGCTCCAGAGCAGGCGCTTTGACAGGCGCCAcgtccgccacgccgcgcCCCGACTCGCCATCCGTGACGGCTGAGCCCGTCGTATACCGCGGCTTTGTGGCACCTCCGCGCGCCACGATGAACACCGCTGCCACGTCAGCGTTGCTCCTCGCGCCACCCCCGATGAGGGAGTAGACCCTCCTCTTGGGGGAATCCCCCAGAACACGTGACAGCGGCAGTCTCGGTGAACGCGCTGAGTACGACGGCCCTTCTCACGCAAAGTGCGACCGTCCCCTTTCCTTTTACCTCAGCGTCATTCTGCTGTTGACGGTCTACACATGATGTACACGTATCCTTTTCTGTGTCCCTCTCCGTGGACGATGCCCCTCCGCCCATCagcgccatcatcgccatTATTGCCAGTTGCACCACAGGCGTGAGTGAGAAGGGGCGGCGAGCCGCGATGGTCCGGCTCGCTGTGTTCCTCATGCGTGGTGTCGCTGCACACGGCTTCTCCAAGgcggcaggagagagaggcggtgcggtgcGCGACACGTACGccactgcacacacacacacacacacacacacacgcacgcatctctctctctctttccgttgCTCTTGTTTGTTTGTCCTCTACGCCCTGTGCCCCCGGGTGAcgaggtgaggggagggggcgcacacATCTCCGTGCGCGTCATCACGCGGCCCAGcggcccccctctctctccctgccaatgccgaaccACTTCTGGCGGTGACAGGGTGAGGTGCCGACGACGTGGGGAGGCCCGAGCGACGTATCGCTACGGGTGTCGGCGGTCAGGCCCTGGATAGCATTGCGCCGAAGCCACCTGAGTCGGTGCACGCGTTTGAGCCATCCACGCCATAggcagggcggcggcgtgactcgagcgtgtCCCACTCCCGCCCCTCGCAGTGTCCACTGGTGGTGCGGGGAGCGtgcatgccgccgcgcggGGGATGGCACCAAACGGCGACCTGCGGAGCGGGTGTGTGGGTAGAgtttgaggcaggggccgtgtTCTCGGATGAATGCGTGGGCTCATTGTGGTgtagcgcgtgtgtctagcgctgcttcgcacctcGCGATGGGTGCCCGTGGCAGGGCCGACGGCTCGAGAGAGGTGGCTCACTCGTGTTGTATGGCAGAGAAATGAGCACACGCGGAGGAACACAAACTTCTCTGTGAAGAACTCGACATGCTGCGTCTGTCGTTGTCTCGGGGTCTCTCTTGCGCAGTTCGACAGCGTTGCCCTCCTTGTGGAGGAGAAAGCACGGCATAGCGTTGCGCGGCGCGACACTTACGTGGGCGAGGGGGACGGCATGGCGCTCAtgggcgcacgcgcacggaTTCCTCACTTGTGACCCACCatggcccccccccccctcccccacatgttcgcgcgtgcgcgcgcagagaTGCACGGTGGCTACCggcgcgtctctctccctcctctctgaCCCCTTTTCTCCCCGCTgactccctccctctctctgtcggcGGCCGTGCCAGGACATCCGCAGACCGTTGCGGTTCTTGCCTTtgcgctcacacacgcatcaAGGTACACGCACCTGGCCCAccgtcctctctctccctccctctgcatcTACAGGCGCCAACGACATCTGCCCGGCACGGCACTTCTTTTCGGCCTCACGACGGCACAgacgcgcctgcagcgcacaTCAAAAAACGGGAGCGAGTCcgtcttgtgtgtgtgtgtgtgtgtgtgcacgcttTCGGTTTCTCACTTCTGCGACCTCCGCGcacacagcggcggcacaccgGCCGCTTCACAGCTCTCTCCCGCCTTTGCCTCGCATCTCGCTCTCGCGGCCTCTCCGCGGCGGTGTCCTCCTGCCCCTCTCTTCGCCGAGGCGCCATCTCTCGTTGCCCCGCCTCTTGCGTTGAGGAACGCAGCCCCGCCCCGTCATGCTGCGCAGGTGTCTCGCTCAGGCCTCCACGGCGCTTCGGTgtggcagcaccgctgcgctggcggctccCTTCGCCCCTTTCGGGTGCGGCGCCACCCGCACAGCTGCCGTGGATG
This window encodes:
- a CDS encoding conserved hypothetical protein (previous protein_id=AAZ10078.1) — its product is MSVSSPLDGGGAGGTVVQSSATHRGASAPANTTAATAEPHTPLFTAAENAELQAIEAECNTFHEYERQYQEVLMTLEGDDVLDKFRAEYEGLHSSLLRSHEGEGRLLRKCTDLQSDIDACAEKAVAAAEMTLGDRDTIANLKSETERTSHRLTEVREKEAQLKETIATLKREIAVQQAKAQDPIEMPEQEAALQSLRRLHETLQREEEQLTQQLRSTSLDMAATQRRIATLVSSNSGNAAELRLVREAIVQSEEEVQRVLQSKSMKEQELQAVRDTIARRIAYYTSQQHTLEALVEDHERNGQELRDVRQEEARLTDEYQGVCRQLQNVNTALQECNEEHDLWQRRVYERAAELQAQQAAVASVHRRYVKAQKVVEALQRRNAVTEVQKSEQVEKQLDVAAQLKSEEAALALAKRAAHTAAQTAVSVRGEVNILQQQITGEAAEQHRNAAWLAEKRGQLRALESVLTSFEEHIQQTHRELYVVTQEAEFSEARAKKQAFACAHLLSSIENKEAELAHYEGSLTEVEARIKQQQVLLESMVAERNTYTSHYNQLKQGLSEQQHRFSLLLAKVQSMRSSIQKRGKDVKLEVAHIQLLRQQRKELEAHVTDYQRRAHTRQRCADALGQEIQQLRAVLSDAADETARQQRRCHDVVHEKDRLDRQVTDRATELHALYEQARTQQSLLQHHERLYNDQARQLEHLQYQTLQFAQQLEQLRMFVARLPELRVLLNNATRELQREKVRVQALLDAAYHPVNVHPYHEVASAEPETYALLQRVQKLQRVLVQRRNQLEEKEAAIQSVEQRYMKAKATVAHQPGPEIAEQLTAYQENLVKKGQHMRQMQEALEFFRSQTDQFKARHDVLRERLAEMGKTYAAGRAEDERRSRAGALTGATSATPRPDSPSVTAEPVVYRGFVAPPRATMNTAATSALLLAPPPMRE